A stretch of DNA from Agrobacterium cucumeris:
CGACCTGGGAATTCATCGGTGACGCCGCCCGCAAGATTACCGACCGCAAGGCCGATATCAACGGCATGTGCCTGCGCGGCAAGGCCGGCTGGGGCGAGAACATGGCGTTTATCAGCGCGCTCACCAACTCCTTCGGTGGCCGCTGGTTCGATGAAAACTGGAAACCGCAGTTCGATCAGCCGGAGTGGAAAAGCTCCCTGCAGTTTTATGTTGATCTGATGAAGGACGCCGGTCCGTCGGGCGCCTCTTCCAACGGCTTCAACGAAAACCTGACGCTGTTCCAGCAGGGCAAATGCGGCATGTGGATCGATGCGACGGTCGCTGCCTCCTTCGTGTCAAACCCGAAGGATTCGACCGTTGCCGACAAGGTCGGTTATGCGCTCTTCCCGACGCATGGCGAACTGAAGAACCACGGCAACTGGTTGTGGTCCTGGAACCTTGCCATCCCGAAGAGCTCGCAGAAGGCGGAAGCTGCCGAAAAGTTCATCGCCTGGGCAACAAGCAAGGACTACACCACGCTCGTCGCTTCCAAGGAAGGCTGGGCAAACGTGCCTCCGGGAACCCGCACCTCGCTTTACAAGAACGCCGATTATGAAAAGGCCGCCGCCTTCGCCAAGCCGACGCTTGCCGCCATGGATGCTGCCGATATTACCAAGCCGACTGTAAAGCCCGTGCCTTACACCGGCGGTCAGTTTGTGGCGATCCCTGAATTCCAGGCGCTCGGCACCACTGTTGGTCAGCTGTTCTCGGCGGTCGTTGCCGGTCAGTCCAGCGTTGATGATGCGCTTGCGGGCGCCCAGTCGACTGCGACGCGTGAAATGACCCGCGCCGGTTACATCAAGTAATCCTCCCGAAGATCGCTGTCCGGCTCCCGTGCCGGGCAGCGAACACTCCGGGTCGGAAGCCGCCAGGCGGCTCTAATGCCTTTCAAATCAAAACAAGAATGAGCCGGTTCTTCCGGATATGCCGGGCGCATGTCGTGACGCCTGTACCCAAGGGGAGGTGAGTGCAATGGCAACTCGAAACACGAGCGGTCTGGCGCGGGTGATGCTTGCGCCATCGGTGCTGTTATTGCTGGTATGGATGATCGTGCCCCTGGCGATGACGCTGTGGTTCTCGTTCCAGAACTACAATCTCCTCAACCCGGCCAATGTCAGCTTTGCGGGCCTGTTCAATTACCAGTATTTCTACACCGACCCGGCCTTCTTCCAGTCGATCTGGAACACGTTGCTGATCGTCGGCGGCGTGCTTGCGATCACCGTCATCGGCGGCATCGCCATTGCGCTTCTGCTCGACAATGACATTTTCGGCCAGGGCATCGTGCGCATCATGATCATCTCGCCCTTCTTCGTCATGCCGCCGGTGGCCGCATTGGTGTGGAAGAACATGATCATGCATCCCGGTTACGGCGTGCTCGCCGATCTGTCGCGCTTCTTCGGCCTGCAGCCGGTCGACTGGTTTGCGCAGTTTCCGCTGCTCTCCATCATCATCATCGTCGCCTGGCAATGGCTGCCCTTTGCGACGCTGATCCTGCTCACCGCGCTGCAGTCGCTCGATGGCGAGCAGAAGGAAGCCGCCGAGATGGATGGCGCCAACTTCGTCAACCGCTTCATCCATCTGACCCTGCCGCATCTGTCGCGCGCCATCACCGTCGTCATTCTCATCCAGACGATCTTCCTGCTTGGCGTCTACGCGGAAATCCTCGTCACCACCAATGGCGGACCGGGTTATGCCTCCACCAACCTCGCCTTCCTCATCTATCGCACCGCACTTCTGGGGTACGACGTCGGCGGCGCTTCGGCCGGCGGCATCATCGCCGTCATCCTCGCCAATATCGTCGCCATCTTCCTGATGCGCGCCGTCGGCAAGAACCTCGACCGGTAAAGGGGAAACATCATGGCCCGCAAGACAACCACACGTGCGAAGATCGGCTTTTCCATCGCGGCCTGGGCCGTGGCGTTGCTGCTGTTCTTCCCGATCCTCTATGCCTTCCTCACCTCGCTCAAGACCGAGCCGGAGGCAATCGCCGGCTTCAGCCTCATTCCCTCGGGCACGCTTGAGAATTACGTGACGGTCCAGACCCAGCGCGATTACTTCAAGCCGTTCATGAACTCGGTGGTGCTGTCGCTCGGCTCGACGATCATCGCGCTGATCATCGCCATTCCCGCCGCCTGGGCCATGGCGTTCTCGCCGACCAAACGCACCAAGGACATCTTGATGTGGATGCTCTCCACCAAGATGATGCCGGCCGTCGCCGTGCTGGTGCCGATCTATCTGCTCTTCCGCAATGCCGGCCTGCTCGATACCCGCATTGGCCTCACCATCATGCTCACCTTCATCAACCTGCCGATCGTCATCTGGATGCTCTACACCTACTTCCGGGAAATCCCCGGTGAGATCCTCGAGGCAGCCCGCATGGATGGCGCATCCCTGTGGAATGAGATCGTGCATGTGCTCACACCAATGGCGGTGCCGGGCATTGCCTCGACGCTGCTCTTAAACGTCATCCTTGCCTGGAACGAAGCCTTCTGGACCATCCGGCTGACGACCACCAATGCAGCCCCGCTGACGGCCTTCATCGCCTCCTTCTCGAGCCCACAGGGGCTGTTCTGGGCAAAACTCTCGGCCGCCTCGATGATGGCGATCGCCCCCATTCTCGTCATCGGCTGGTTCTCGCAGAAACAACTCGTGCGTGGCCTGACCTTTGGCGCCGTGAAATAAGGAACGACAAACATGGGCAGCATTTCCCTTCAGAACGTGTCCAAGCTCTTCGGTGAGGCGAAAGTCATCCCGTCGATCGATCTTGATATCAACGACGGCGAGTTCGTCGTCTTCGTCGGCCCGTCGGGCTGCGGCAAGTCCACGCTTCTGCGCCTCATCGCCGGGCTGGAGGACGTCTCCGGCGGCAAGATCGTCATCGACGGCAATGACGCCACCGAAAAGGCCCCGGCCGAACGCGGCCTTGCCATGGTGTTCCAGTCCTATGCGCTTTATCCGCATATGAGTGTCAGGAACAACATCGCCTTCCCGCTGAAGATGGCCAAGCTCGACAAGGCGGTGATCGATAAAAAGGTGGAAGATGCCGCCCGGGTGCTGAACCTCACCGATTATCTCGAACGCCGGCCCTCGCAGCTGTCTGGCGGCCAGCGCCAGCGCGTCGCCATCGGCCGCGCCATCGTGCGCGAACCGAAAGCCTTCCTGTTCGACGAGCCGCTTTCCAACCTCGATGCGGCGCTGCGCGGCACCATGCGGCTGGAAATCTCCGAGCTGCACAACACGTTGAAGACAACGATGATCTACGTCACCCACGACCAGGTGGAGGCCATGACCATGGCCGACAAGATCGTGGTGCTCAACCGCGGCAATATCGAGCAGGTCGGTTCGCCGATGGAGCTTTACCGCACCCCCGCCAACCTCTTCGTCGCCGGCTTCATCGGCTCACCGCGCATGAACCTCATCACCGGCGACTTTGCCCGCAGCAAGAACGCCACCACCGCCGGCGTGCGGCCGGAGCATCTGCTGCTGTCGAAGGAAAGCGGGCTGTGGCAGGGCAAGGTCACCGTTGCCGAACATCTCGGATCGGATACCTTCCTGCATCTCGAGGTGTCAGGCATCGGCCCGATCACCGCAAGGACCGATGGTGAGTTCGAATGCAAACATGGCGATACCGTGTTCATCACCCCGGACGAGACCAAGATACACAGGTTTGATGAGAAGGGTATCGCACTATGACGGGAAGACTGGAGGGCAAATCCGCGCTGATAACCGGCTCGGCACGCGGCATCGGCCGCGCCTTCGCTGAAGCCTATCTGCGCGAGGGTGCGACGGTTGCCATCGCCGATATCGATTTCGAGCGGGCGAGCAAGACCGCCCGCGAGATCGGCGAGAACGCCTATGCCGTCGAACTCGATGTGACCAAACAGCATTCCATCGATACCGCCATCCGCACCGTGGAAGGTCAGGCGGGCGGGCTCGATATCCTCATCAACAATGCCGCACTCTTTGACCTCGCACCGATTGTCGAGATCAAACGCGAGAGCTACGAGCGGCTGTTTTCGATTAACGTATCCGGCACGCTGTTCATGATGCAGGCCGCCGCAAAAACAATGATTGCTCGGGGAAAAGGCGGCAAGATCATCAACATGGCAAGCCAGGCGGGCCGGCGCGGTGAGGCCTTGGTGGCGGTTTATTGCGCCACCAAGGCCGCCGTCATCAGCCTCACGCAATCGGCCGGTCTCGACCTCATCAAACACGGCATCAACGTCAATGCGATTGCGCCCGGTGTGGTCGATGGCGAGCACTGGGACGGTGTGGATGCGCTGTTTGCGAAATATGAAAACCGCCCGGCCGGCGAAAAGAAGCGGCTGGTCGGCGAGGCGGTACCTTTCGGCCGTATGGGCCGTGCCGAAGACCTGACCGGCATGGCGGTCTTCCTTGCTTCTGATGAAGCCGAATACATCGTCGCCCAGACCTATAATGTCGATGGCGGCAACTGGATGAGCTGACCACCGGGGCTTCCCGGTGACCGGCACGAACAACGTTTCCCCTTTCGAGGATCGTGACATGACATGCAAACTCTCCCTCGCAACGCTTGACGAAGCCCAAAAAACGGCGGCGATTCCGACCTATTCCCGTGCTGATCTCTCCGCCGGCATCGTGCATTTCGGCGTTGGTAATTTCCATCGCGCCCATCAGGCGGTCTATCTGGATGATCTGTTCAATACGGGCACGGACCATGACTTCGCCATCATCGGTGCGGGCGTGCTGCCGTCCGATGCGGTGATGCGCGAAAAGCTTGCGGCGCAGGATTTCCTGACCACTGTCGTGGAACAGGACAATAACCGCACCGGTGCGCGCGTTACCGGGCCGATGATCGACATTCTGCAGGTCGGCGACACAAAGACGATTATCGATACCCTTGCCGATCCGAAGATCCGCATCGTCTCGATGACGATTACCGAGGGCGGTTATTTCATTGATGCTTCCGGTTCCTTCAACCCGCAGCATCCGGCGATTGCCGAAGACGGCAAGAACCCGGCTGCGCCAAAAACCGTGTTCGGCTTCATCGTCGCCGGGCTGAAGGCGCGGCGGGACAAGGGGTTGCAACCCTTTACCGTCATGTCCTGCGACAACATTCCGCATAATGGCAAGGTCACGAAAAATGCCGTGGTTGGGCTCGCGGCCTTGTCGGATCCGGCCTTCGCCAACTGGATCGGCGAAAATGTCGCTTTCCCCAATTCCATGGTTGACCGCATTACGCCTGCTACCGGCGAGCGTGAACGCACTATCGCCCGCGACGATTTCGGCATCGAGGATAACTGGCCGGTCTTTTGCGAAGAGTTCAAGCAATGGGTGATGGAGGATAATTTCCCCGCTGGTCGCCCGGCGCTGGAAAAGGCCGGCGTGCAGTTCGTTTCTGATGTTGCGCCCTATGAGCACATGAAAATCCGCATCCTCAATGGCGGCCATGCGGCAATTGCCTATCCGGCGGCACTGCTCGATATTCATTTTGTCCATGAGGCGATGGAGCATCCGCTGATCCGGGCGTTTCTGGCAAAGCTTGAAAATGAAGAGATCATTCCGGTCATTCCACCCGTTCCCGACACAAATCTTGCCGACTATTTCGGGCTGATCGAACGGCGTTTCCTCAATCCGAAAATCGGCGACACCATTCCGCGTCTGGCGCAGGACGGCTCCAATCGCCAGCCGAAATTCATTCTGCCATCCACCGCCGACCGGTTGGCGCGCGGCGAGGATATCGTCGGCCTTTCGCTGGTGTCTGCCCTGTGGTGCCGCTATTTCTACGGCACGTCCGACAGCGGCAAGCAAATCACCTTCAACGATGCAAGCGCCGAACGTTTGCAGGCGGCCGCCATCAGGGCCAAGGATGACCCTGCGGCTTTCCTCGTCTTCGACGATATTTTCGGGGAGGTTGCCGAATCGGAACTTTTCCGTAAACGCTTTGCCCATGCATTGAAGACGCTGTGGCAAGAAGGCACGGCGAAGACCTTGCAGCTTTATCTGGATGACAAGCTGGCTGAAAAGTGACGTGAAATGGAAGACCGGACCGGGCCTCTGCTGATTTTCGATTGCGACGGTGTTCTCGTCGACAGCGAGCCGGTCTCGGTCTCGGTGCTTCTCGACATGCTCTCCCATCTCGGTGTGACGATGGAAGAGGAAGAGGCTTATGAGCGTTTTCTCGGCCGCAGCGTCGCCAGCATGACGGCGACGCTGTTTGAGGATTACGGCGTCGAAACCGACATTGATTTTCTCGATCATATGCGGGCGACGCTGTTTGAACGCTTTCGCACCGAGCTGCGGCCGATCGACGGCATTGCGCAAACGCTGGACCGGCTTGTGCCCCTCAGACGCTGCGTGGCCTCTTCCAGCCAGCCGGAGCGCATTCGTTACTCGCTGGGGCTGACCGGCCTGATCGACCGCTTCGAGCCACATGTCTTTAGCGCCACGATGGTGAAGAATGGCAAGCCGGCACCCGATCTTTTCCTGCATGCGGCGCAGGCGATGGGCGCCGAGCCGCGTCACTGCATCGTGATTGAGGACAGCCCGGCCGGTATTGCCGCCGCAAAGGCTGCGGGCATGGGCGTTTTTGCCTTTACCGGCGGCTCGCATGCGCGCTTTCCCGCATTCCGCGAGAAGATCGCCGGGCTTGGTGCGGATGCCGTGTTTGACGCGATGCCGGATTTGGTCCAACTTGTCGGCAACTATGTGGGGAAGGGCGGTTTTGACGGCCAAGTGGAACGTGACGCAGGCTGAAGCGTATTTTGCCTGCCGTCGTCGGGTCGTTGCGCAAGGGATGGAATTACAGTCTTGATGCGTCAAAATCTCGTCGCTGTCGATGTCGGTACAGCCAGCGCGCGGGCTGGCATTTTCGATCCAACCGGCAGGCTTCTCGCCCGCTCCACCCACCCGATCCTGATGCAGCGGCCGCGTGAAAACCACGCCGAGCACGATTCCACCGATATATGGAATGCTGTCTGCATTGCCGTGAAAGCAGCCCTTGCCGATGCCGGCGTTCTGCCGCAAAGCATCGCCGCCATCGGTTTTGACGCCACCTGCTCGCTGGTCATTCGCGATGCGCGGGGAGAGCCGGTTTCAGTTTCGGTGACGGGTGAGGACAGGTTCGATACCATCGTCTGGCTCGACCACCGTGCGATCTCGGAGGCCGACCGGCTGACGGCCTCGGGCCATCGGGTGCTGGATTTTGCCGGCAACAGCGTGTCGCCGGAAATGCAGATGCCGAAGCTGATGTGGTTGAAGACGCATATGCCGGTAAGCTGGGGACGCATGTCCTTCGCCTTCGATCTGGCGGATTTTCTGACATGGAAAGCAACCGGTTCAACCAAGCGCTCAAATTGCACGCAGACGGCGAAGTGGAATTTTCTGGCGCAGGAAAATCCCGGCTGGCAGGCGGATTATCTGGAACTGGCGGGGCTTGCCGATCTGAAAGAGCGCGCCAGCCTTCCGGAAACCACGGTGATGCCAGGGGAGAGCATCGGCCCACTTTCGCCCGAGGCGGCGATGGAACTCGGTCTCGACACCGGCTGCCAGGTGGCGGCGGGCATGATCGATGCCTATGCCGGAGCGCTCGGTGCGCTGGGCGGTTGCCTTTCGGACGATGTCGGTCGGCACGTGGCGCTGATCGCCGGCACTTCCAGCTGCCTCGTTGCCATGTCCGAGCGGCAGATGCCCGGCCACAGCCTCTGGGGTCCCTATTGGCAGGCGATCCTTCCCGGTCACTGGCTGGTGGAGGGTGGGCAATCAGCCACCGGCGCGCTGCTTGATCATATCGTGCGCATGCATGCGGCGGGCGGTGAGCCGGATACGGCGCTGCATGCCCGCATCGTTGCCCGTGTCACTGAATTGCGCGCGCTTGAGGGAGAGGCCTTTGCCGAGCGGCTGCATGTGCTGCCGGATTTCCACGGCAACCGCTCGCCGCTTGCCGATCCGCATGCGGTTGGTGTCATCAGCGGGCTGACGCTGGATACGTCCTTCGACAGTCTTTGCCGCCTGTACTGGCGCACCGCCGTGGCGATTGCGCTCGGCGCGCGCCATGTACTCGATGCCATGGAGCGCTTCGGTTATTCGGTCGAAAGCCTGCACGTCACCGGCGGTCATGTGAAGAACCCGCTCTTGATGGAGCTTTACGCCGATGTGACGGGCAAGCGCATCGTGGTTCCCGCCACCGCCGATGCCGTGTTGCTCGGCACGGCGATGACGGCGGCCGCGGCCGGTGGGGTGCATGCGAGTATTGTGGCGGCTGGCGCGGCCATGTATCCGGGCAATGCGGAAATTTCCGGAAATCCGGCCCTCACTCCCCGTTATCAACGGGACTACCGCCGTTTTCTCGCCATGTATCGCCATCGCCAGGAACTGGAGAACCTCTGATTTTTGCCGGCAAATGGCGGGGCAAAATCAGGAGTGGACGGATACGGTTTGTTTGTTCTCCCCGGCGGGGAGAAGAAACAAGCGGCGCTCGCTCTAGGTCCCTGCTGCGAGCATACTGCCAATCAGATGCCCAGCGAACGCTTCAGCCCGGAGAGGTTTTTCATCCGCGTTTTGCGCGTTTCATCGGCCTCCGCCATCAGGCTGCAGAGGGTAAATTCCATCAGGGAGACGAGCTGCAGCAGACCTTGGCCGCCATTATGGGCTTGAGGTAGGGCCAGACAGATGTCAGCGCTTTCAGGACCCCATTCGTAAAACCGGGTGGTGATTAACAGCGTTCTGTAGCCGCCTTTGCGTGCGGTTGCCGACAGGTGCTGCAGGGGTGAAAGGCTGCCGCCGCAATCCATGATGACGAGAAGCGTCTGTGCCGGTTCGAAATCCCATAGGGCGACATAGGCGGCACTGTCGCTGCCGAGATAATGGACGTGGCCGCGACATTCCAGAAGTCGTCCGTGGAAGTGACGTGTGGCGCCAAGACCTTCCGGCGATGTCGCCAGAAAAACATCGGTTGCCGAGGTGATTTCGGTCATAGCCAGACGCCACATTGGCTGGGCGGTCATGTCGAATGCGGTCTGGATGGCCTGTATCTGCTGCGAGAGGAGTTGAGAAAACGGGTTGGACTGGCGCTCTCCGCTTTCGATCACCGTGGGCTGATCCGGGCCAGCCGTCTGTTCCGCATGGCGCAGATCGGCGCGGATGTCGCTGAACTGCCGATATCCGAGCGAACGCAAGAAACGTCCGACCGTCATCGGGCTGAGGCCGAGCTTGGCGGCCAGCGTCTGCGCCGTTTCGAAAGGTAGCTCGTCCAGATGCTCGATCAGATATTTGGCGATCTTGCGCTCGGAAGGTGTGCCGGCCTTCATGGCACGGGTAAGATTCAACAGCAGCTTTTCCACCAACGCCTCATTTTTTATCTTTATTGAACGATGATGCATCCGCGCGCTCGAAACGGGCGTGCGAACCACGATTTGACGGTGGGGGTAGCTTTCCCGGCCTTGCCCTCCACCGGACAGGAATGCGAAATATTATAGATAGATTATTATATTTTAGAGATACCTTTTATTCAAGGGAAATTCCATCTCCGGTTTAATTTCAGACGTTTGGCGGTTTTCACCCTGTCTTGCAGAGCACAGGCCCAGTTCTTATCTGTCGTCTGGTTAGAGAATTTCAACGCGAGAGGCCCCGGGGAGTTCCGAATGATTCTTGATGCAGCGAGGCTGGCATTCCAAAATCTGTTTGCGACCGAGACCCGGTCGGTGTTCTGGAAGGTTTTGGGGCTCACGCTTCTCGTGCTGGCGGCACTGTGGTTCGCCATCCGCTCCATCTTTATCTATTTCGCCCTGCCATGGGTGGATACGCTTATTCCCGGCATACCCGACTGGGCGGGGTGGCTGACCTTCGTTTTCGCCATTTTTGCCGGCATAGGACTGGCGCTGGCACTGGCATTGCTGATTTCGCCGGTCACCGCCGTCATTGCCGGGCTGTTTCTCGATGATGTCGCCGAAGTGGTGGAGAAAAAAACCTATCCAGATGATCCGCCGGGCAGGGCAATGCCCATTGGCGAGGCCGTGCTGTCGTCGATCAAGTTCTTCGGTGTCGTTATTGCCGGCAACCTCATTGCGCTTTTGCTGCTCCTGGTGCCGGGCGTCAACCTCATCGCGTTTTTCCTGGTGAACGGTTATCTGCTCGGCCGGGAATTCTTCGAATTTGCGGCAATGCGTTTTCGCTCGCCCGCCGAGGCACGGTTGTTCCGCTCCAAACACCGTACGACGGTGTTCATGGCCGGTCTGGTGATCGCCGCTTTCCTGGCCATCCCGTTCCTCAACCTTTTGACGCCGCTTTTTGCCGCCTCGATGATGGTCCATCTGCACAAGGCCGTCAGCCGGCGTGACCCCTCATTCGCTGCCGGCCGCACCGAACAGCTGCGCGGGTAGCTCCACCAGCGGGGCTGGAATGTCGAAGGTCTTTTCCGGCGACTTGCAGATATCGGCGATCACGCAGCGCTCGCATTCCGGCTTGCGCGCCTTGCAACAATAACGCCCGTGCAGGATCAGCCAGTGATGGGCATGGAACAGATATTGCTCGGGAATGATGCGGACGAGCCGGTCTTCCACTTCGTCCGGGGTTTTCCCCGGCGCAAGACAGAGCCGGTTGGCGATACGGAACACATGCGTGTCCACCGCAAGCGTGGGCACGCCGAAGGCCATCGACATCACCACATTGGCCGTCTTGCGGCCGACGCCGGGTAACATCACCAGCTCCTCGCGGGTCTTTGGCACTTCGCCGCCGAAGTTGTCGATCAGCATCTGCGACAAGGCGATGACGTTTTTCGCCTTGTTGCGGTAAAGGCCGATGGTCTTGATATGGTCAATCAGCTGCTCTTCGCCGAGCGCCAGCATCTTTTCCGGCCCGTCGGCCACCTTGAACAGTGCTCGTGTCGCCCGGTTCACGCCGACATCGGTCGCCTGCGCCGAAAGCGCCACCGCGACCAGGAGGGTGAAGGGATTGGTGTGTTCCAGCTCGCCTTTCGGCTCCGGCCGCTGAATGGAAAAACGCCGAAAGATCTCGGTCAGTTCGTCCTTCGAATAGGCCGTCTTCACCCGCGCTGGCTTACGCGCGGATGCCGGATTTGACTTTTTCAAGGTTTGGGTGCTGGATCGTTTTTTGGCGACTGTCATGGTCTATCTATAGCCAGCCCGCCCGAAGGAAAGCAACGTGGATACGCTTAACGACCAACCGATTTTCGCGGCGGAACTTGTTCCGCACCGTTCGCTTGGAAGAAGGGGATTCCGGCTGCTTCTTGCCCTGTCGGGGCTCGCCTGCCTGATCTATGGCGGCTTTTTCCTCGCCACCGGGGCATGGCCGGTCGGCCTGTTCTTCGGGCTGGATTTTCTGCTGCTCTACTTTGCTTTTCGCGCCAATTATCGCGCCGCAAAAGCACGGGAAGAGGTTCGCATCTCCCGCACCAGCCTGTCGATCCGCAAATTCTCTCCGGCCGGGCGCATGGTGGAACATCGCTTTAATCCCTTCTGGGCGCGCTTCAAGGTGCGGCGGCACGATGAGATCGGCATCGTTTCCATGCATGTGACGGGTGAGGGGCGGGCGACCGATGTCGGCTCGTTTCTCAATCCGGATGATCGGGAAAGTTTCGCCAAGGCATTCGGCGGCGCGCTCGCTACCGTGCGACGACGGACGTGACAGCGCGGCGCCTCTCATTCTCCGTTATGTCCGGGACAAGCACTGGGGTGGCGTTGCATAGGGGGGCGGGCGGGGAATCTACCCGCAAATGAAATCGGTGTTTCGCTCGCTCCGTGGTCGGCTCTTCAGCCTTTGCTGCCCGTAAGTTTCAAGCTGCCGTCGTCGTTGATGCTGACATCCAGTTCACCATAACCGCCAATGGAAAGATGCGCCGTTTCGATGGGATGGGAATGGGTGGCGTTGATGACCACCACTGTCGCGCCCATGCTTTCCCCGGCCTGAATACCAGCGGGCGCGTCTTCAAAGACAACACAGCGTTCCGGCGAGACGCCGAGCTTTTCCGCCGCCTTTTTATATCCTTCCGGGTCCGGCTTGCCGTTCACCACGTCTTCGGCGCAGATCATAATTGCGGGCGGTGTGAGGCCCGCCGCTGCCAGCCTGCGTTCGGCAAGCGCGCGAGCAGCCGAGGTGACGATGGCCCATTTGCCGGCCGGCAATTTTGCGAGAAACGCTGCCGCTTCGGGAATTTGAAGAAT
This window harbors:
- a CDS encoding MurR/RpiR family transcriptional regulator produces the protein MVEKLLLNLTRAMKAGTPSERKIAKYLIEHLDELPFETAQTLAAKLGLSPMTVGRFLRSLGYRQFSDIRADLRHAEQTAGPDQPTVIESGERQSNPFSQLLSQQIQAIQTAFDMTAQPMWRLAMTEITSATDVFLATSPEGLGATRHFHGRLLECRGHVHYLGSDSAAYVALWDFEPAQTLLVIMDCGGSLSPLQHLSATARKGGYRTLLITTRFYEWGPESADICLALPQAHNGGQGLLQLVSLMEFTLCSLMAEADETRKTRMKNLSGLKRSLGI
- a CDS encoding ABC transporter substrate-binding protein; amino-acid sequence: MTLKTILLGACSALAFTTLASAETLTIATVNNGDMIRMQGLTSDFTAKNPDIKVEWVTLEENVLRERVTTDIATNGGQYDIMTIGNYEVPIWAKQGWLLPLEKLGDKYDVDDILPAIRGGLSAEGKLYAAPFYGESAMIMYRKDLFEKAGLKMPENPTWEFIGDAARKITDRKADINGMCLRGKAGWGENMAFISALTNSFGGRWFDENWKPQFDQPEWKSSLQFYVDLMKDAGPSGASSNGFNENLTLFQQGKCGMWIDATVAASFVSNPKDSTVADKVGYALFPTHGELKNHGNWLWSWNLAIPKSSQKAEAAEKFIAWATSKDYTTLVASKEGWANVPPGTRTSLYKNADYEKAAAFAKPTLAAMDAADITKPTVKPVPYTGGQFVAIPEFQALGTTVGQLFSAVVAGQSSVDDALAGAQSTATREMTRAGYIK
- a CDS encoding L-iditol 2-dehydrogenase, with product MTGRLEGKSALITGSARGIGRAFAEAYLREGATVAIADIDFERASKTAREIGENAYAVELDVTKQHSIDTAIRTVEGQAGGLDILINNAALFDLAPIVEIKRESYERLFSINVSGTLFMMQAAAKTMIARGKGGKIINMASQAGRRGEALVAVYCATKAAVISLTQSAGLDLIKHGINVNAIAPGVVDGEHWDGVDALFAKYENRPAGEKKRLVGEAVPFGRMGRAEDLTGMAVFLASDEAEYIVAQTYNVDGGNWMS
- a CDS encoding HAD family hydrolase — its product is MEDRTGPLLIFDCDGVLVDSEPVSVSVLLDMLSHLGVTMEEEEAYERFLGRSVASMTATLFEDYGVETDIDFLDHMRATLFERFRTELRPIDGIAQTLDRLVPLRRCVASSSQPERIRYSLGLTGLIDRFEPHVFSATMVKNGKPAPDLFLHAAQAMGAEPRHCIVIEDSPAGIAAAKAAGMGVFAFTGGSHARFPAFREKIAGLGADAVFDAMPDLVQLVGNYVGKGGFDGQVERDAG
- a CDS encoding mannitol dehydrogenase family protein: MTCKLSLATLDEAQKTAAIPTYSRADLSAGIVHFGVGNFHRAHQAVYLDDLFNTGTDHDFAIIGAGVLPSDAVMREKLAAQDFLTTVVEQDNNRTGARVTGPMIDILQVGDTKTIIDTLADPKIRIVSMTITEGGYFIDASGSFNPQHPAIAEDGKNPAAPKTVFGFIVAGLKARRDKGLQPFTVMSCDNIPHNGKVTKNAVVGLAALSDPAFANWIGENVAFPNSMVDRITPATGERERTIARDDFGIEDNWPVFCEEFKQWVMEDNFPAGRPALEKAGVQFVSDVAPYEHMKIRILNGGHAAIAYPAALLDIHFVHEAMEHPLIRAFLAKLENEEIIPVIPPVPDTNLADYFGLIERRFLNPKIGDTIPRLAQDGSNRQPKFILPSTADRLARGEDIVGLSLVSALWCRYFYGTSDSGKQITFNDASAERLQAAAIRAKDDPAAFLVFDDIFGEVAESELFRKRFAHALKTLWQEGTAKTLQLYLDDKLAEK
- a CDS encoding carbohydrate ABC transporter permease, translating into MARKTTTRAKIGFSIAAWAVALLLFFPILYAFLTSLKTEPEAIAGFSLIPSGTLENYVTVQTQRDYFKPFMNSVVLSLGSTIIALIIAIPAAWAMAFSPTKRTKDILMWMLSTKMMPAVAVLVPIYLLFRNAGLLDTRIGLTIMLTFINLPIVIWMLYTYFREIPGEILEAARMDGASLWNEIVHVLTPMAVPGIASTLLLNVILAWNEAFWTIRLTTTNAAPLTAFIASFSSPQGLFWAKLSAASMMAIAPILVIGWFSQKQLVRGLTFGAVK
- a CDS encoding ABC transporter ATP-binding protein gives rise to the protein MGSISLQNVSKLFGEAKVIPSIDLDINDGEFVVFVGPSGCGKSTLLRLIAGLEDVSGGKIVIDGNDATEKAPAERGLAMVFQSYALYPHMSVRNNIAFPLKMAKLDKAVIDKKVEDAARVLNLTDYLERRPSQLSGGQRQRVAIGRAIVREPKAFLFDEPLSNLDAALRGTMRLEISELHNTLKTTMIYVTHDQVEAMTMADKIVVLNRGNIEQVGSPMELYRTPANLFVAGFIGSPRMNLITGDFARSKNATTAGVRPEHLLLSKESGLWQGKVTVAEHLGSDTFLHLEVSGIGPITARTDGEFECKHGDTVFITPDETKIHRFDEKGIAL
- a CDS encoding carbohydrate ABC transporter permease; translation: MATRNTSGLARVMLAPSVLLLLVWMIVPLAMTLWFSFQNYNLLNPANVSFAGLFNYQYFYTDPAFFQSIWNTLLIVGGVLAITVIGGIAIALLLDNDIFGQGIVRIMIISPFFVMPPVAALVWKNMIMHPGYGVLADLSRFFGLQPVDWFAQFPLLSIIIIVAWQWLPFATLILLTALQSLDGEQKEAAEMDGANFVNRFIHLTLPHLSRAITVVILIQTIFLLGVYAEILVTTNGGPGYASTNLAFLIYRTALLGYDVGGASAGGIIAVILANIVAIFLMRAVGKNLDR
- a CDS encoding FGGY-family carbohydrate kinase, which gives rise to MRQNLVAVDVGTASARAGIFDPTGRLLARSTHPILMQRPRENHAEHDSTDIWNAVCIAVKAALADAGVLPQSIAAIGFDATCSLVIRDARGEPVSVSVTGEDRFDTIVWLDHRAISEADRLTASGHRVLDFAGNSVSPEMQMPKLMWLKTHMPVSWGRMSFAFDLADFLTWKATGSTKRSNCTQTAKWNFLAQENPGWQADYLELAGLADLKERASLPETTVMPGESIGPLSPEAAMELGLDTGCQVAAGMIDAYAGALGALGGCLSDDVGRHVALIAGTSSCLVAMSERQMPGHSLWGPYWQAILPGHWLVEGGQSATGALLDHIVRMHAAGGEPDTALHARIVARVTELRALEGEAFAERLHVLPDFHGNRSPLADPHAVGVISGLTLDTSFDSLCRLYWRTAVAIALGARHVLDAMERFGYSVESLHVTGGHVKNPLLMELYADVTGKRIVVPATADAVLLGTAMTAAAAGGVHASIVAAGAAMYPGNAEISGNPALTPRYQRDYRRFLAMYRHRQELENL